The window tatagcttttatgttttgattttaaaaaataaatcttaagaaatgtatgttttgttaaaatggtagtacaatatatttttatatataaaataaatcaaaagtagatctccaaaaataaaaataaaaaacatgttatttaaactaccacaataccaaataatctttaaattacataattattagaaatatcatatgtCTTCTGTTTGTACATTATCATCAATTGTTCCCTGAAAGTGTGATACCGGTGGCAGTTAAGAATAATTTCGTGTATAACCATAAGTCAAAAATCTGATATGTATATCTCCTCGTTGTTAGGCTAACTATCCGAGAAGGATTGAAACAATAGCTGGTTAAAGGTGTCTCTGTGTACATGTGTAATTCTGTCtgagattaataaaaaacatgaaactctttcacttttaatttctttattgtaTAGAGCTTTGATAACCAAATGATCACGAAttcaaatctcatcatttatatttatttgatgaaaattaAGTATAAGGTAGTATGaacttgtgcaagtttcaaactcaaaaaacttttatttaaagggatatattagagaataatataaattgtatCTTGAGATTTCACATAATAAtttatgcttttgaaattaataaaaaaacgtGAAACTCTTGCACTCTTAATTTCTTCAATAACATAGTAGATGCTTTGGGGCATGgaaataattatataacaaaatcatATAACAAGATTGAgaagatataaataaattgttggAATATGACATATTTATCATAACCATGCTATCTTTTATCATTCTTAGTAATAAATTTGTATAATGAGggtaatttttaatgtaaataataGCTATAAAACTTAGTACGATATATTTGGTGACCCATCAATTCATAGCATGATTTAGactaaatttcattttcaattaatttttttttattaaaacaatgctattttgtttttaaaaaattaagtttatccCGTCAAACCGCGAACTACAACTACATCTTAAGCTTCAAATTGAATAAAGAAAATGTTAGTATATCATTTCTTGTCTTACAGAAAAGCTCATTCGATTAACACAAAGCAAATGAAATACACGGCTATATTGGCTCTTTTCAAACTCAAAGTTTCAGATGTGGCTGGCCCCTTCTCCTGGCATGAGAGCTATTCTTGAAGCTGATAGAGCTGTTCTTTCTATGTCATCATTTGtacgaaaaaagaaagaaagaaaaagttgtaTACTCACCTGTTAAGCTTAATTTATTCTTGCTTAACCCCACTTCACACAATCTAAAGTGAATGACAATGAAAATGTATAATAATTAGATTGATACCTAACCCAATTATTAATCAAACGAAAGGATCAAAATAACCATCTCAAGGTAGCATAAATTACCTAATCGCACAGTCCATTACTTGAATCTGGTCCTTGCCAGCCTAGTATTAATCTCTCCTGATCCAAATGGCAATGCTACTGTCCCATGGATGGTTATTTGTAAGAATTTGAGGTTTTACTGGTCGGAAGATATAACTTAGTTATCCTTAAAAGAACCACTCCCACTCCCCTTTTCTAGTTTTGGTCTCAACTGTCCTACCTAGTCATTGCTTTTTGAATTAAACAAAGCCCTTACTAGTCAGGATTTGGTGATGTTTAGGAATTAGGAACCTCCTCAACAATTTGATAAATTCTTTGATTTGCCCGTCACTTGCTCACTCGCATGCATGCTGCATCTGATCATTTTCCCTTAGAGAGGTCACTTGAAACTTGGGATTCAAGATTTTAATCtctttaagaaataaaacaagTCAAAGAGTACAACAAAGACCCACCAGCAAACtatagatttgttttcttttatttcttcattttgaaCTTATAATTATCAtcttataatttgataattaaggGAGTTAAGCACTCCCAACAAGGCTAGCCACAGCATAATGTAGCAGGCTTGAATTTTGATCCCACAAGGTGTTTTACCTAATGCTCACTGTCAATTACTTAATtatcatttagatttttttttcccttgctaGCTTAATTAGAAGGGGCACATCCCTTTAAcgtaattatcaatttaataataataataatgataataaagaaagaaagagttcATCTGGATATAGAACACATTAGAAATtgaattatacaaaataaaatttcctaAAAGATGCATTAATTTTAGTTATCAATTGCTAATATTTTACTCGACAACATGCATATCATACATGTTATAAGATCCTTCCAGggattaaaaaagtaatttgccttaaatattattgaattacTTTACAAGAACATTTATAGCTGTACTAGCTTGTTTAAACTAGGTAGCCACAATATTGATAAATAGGTGAGCAAGCCAGTCTCTTTCCAAACCCTTGCAATCCCATTACCTCCCACcctctttctccttttctctcacTAAAATGAAGGTTTATGCCATGAATCAGCTTCCCTTTGGCAGCAAGCACCATGCTCTACGAAAAAACACACCAACAATAGCCCTAACAGTAACCTTTACCCTGGTTCTTTTCACAGTTGCTCCTCTATGTTACCCTTTGCTAGGGTACCCTTTATATTTGTTGAAAAGCTTTTCAAAGTCACAAATCTCAATATCATCTTATGTTGATGTGAAGTATGGCTCAATATTTGAGCATGAAAGTGAGCAGAAATGTGACATATTCACAGGAGAATGGATACCAAATCCTCGTGCACCGTATTACACAAACACAACATGCTGGGCAATACATGAGCATCAAAATTGCATGAAATATGGAAGACCCGATACTGGGTTCATGAAATGGAGATGGCAACCAGATGGATGTGAGCTACCTGTTTTTAATCCTGCTCAGTTCCTTGAAATTGTTAAAGGCAAGTCTATGGCTTTTGTTGGAGACTCTGTGGGTAGAAACCAAATGCAGTCCTTGATATGCCTTCTATCCAGGGTAcgcctctttctttctttcttttttctttttttttcctgcatgtTAATTAATGctacaattaaatattatattgaatttttacaaattctttctcattctattttattatttgtagtttccttttttaaagagaggttccaattctttttttttatatatatatatataaaaaaacactaatactAGCTGAGTTACAATTTCGCTAAATTCACATGATAATCACTACAGCAATAAGTCATGGAGCATTGACAATGACACTCAATCCATTAATAAAAAGATCTTGATTTTAGCTAATATATCCGctgtaaggttttttttagttaatttattgttttttaatggcactagcaaaatattaataatattctccctcaattactataaaaaaaaaccctgtgcTTAGATTAATTGCTGGGAAATTAATTAGTACaagagattaaattttattggaagTGGGATTTGCGGcgattcaaagaaaaaatagaacaaattaaaaggtttgacACTGTTCAGTTTAACTAATCATGTTTGAATTACCAACGAGTTAGTTGACCTAAGGCATTATGTATCAAAGATTTGGTAAAAAGGATGCCTCTATAGGCCCCAACATATCATATCTCTTGAAATTCGGCAACCTAATGTGTGGCATGGATAGAGCTACCACGtccattaataaattaatcattcttttttatataaaaaaattaaagattattgGAGTTCATCTTATTATAAACATTGTACAGAAAGGGAGAAGGAAATAGGTTTTTAAGTAAGCTACTTTTTCCCTTGGAGACTTAAGCTCTCAAGTAATCTAATAATTTGCCTACAAAAGCTGTCCTTTAGCCAGTTTTAGCCAAGAAATTAAGTGACCAGCAACTCATTATAATATAGAATCAAGAGAAAAATACACTGTGGGCTAGCTGGGCGGCGTGATATACTTGAGAAATCAAGTAAACCAGTGGCTAGTAGCTTGGTTTTGTTTGCTTACCATTTTAAATTTACgtgcttgtttttttctcttgtatATTATATTGTATCTTTCCCAAATTAGTTATAATGCGGTCTCCGACTCCTCCAATTTCCTCTTTCAAGTAATCATCGAAGGGTGAATGTGTGTTGATGAAGCGTCATCGAACTTACTTGTAGAAGGGATTTTCCTTTTCAGAAGGGTTATTGTTTTAAACCTCAATTAGTGTTTGATTAGTATAATTCTTTGTTGAAAACAAGTAATCTCGGATGCCTTATTATTAGAATAAAGAATAGCTTAGAGGTCTCTATCTTTCTATTCGAGATATTAAAGATCACGAAAGAGATAACTTGACATCCAACCAATCTTCATGAAGTGGATGTGTTAATTATGATTAGTACTAAATCATCATCTTATTACACTCAAATTAAATCTACTAATTAGAACATGAATCCATGTTTGACTAGGTAATGAGAAGCTCCTCGTAATCTTAGATAGATTATCAATGTGGGCCAATTAGCTCATTTTCAAAAcaagttaattaaataaatacttaataattatctggatatatatataatctatctAGTGGCTACCGAACTTTGTACCTACCATAATGATCGATGtgctattttatatatatttgatttaaaaaagcTATCTAGAATATTGCATGAAGATTGCCCCAATAATTTTGCCTCAAGGGATCCAGGACCCTTAAGTAATTGATCTTCGAGCCCTCGTGGTCATCTCATGCTTTATTAGaagcaattatttttcttaattaattatttgatggtAGTCTCTAATGATTTATTTCAGGTGGAATATCCCATTGATGTTTCATATACACCAGATGAACACTTCAAACGTTGGAGGTATCCATCATACAATTTCACCCTCGCAACGTTTTGGACACCCCATTTAGTCAAGGCTGAAGAAACAGATGCCTATGGACCGACTCACACTGGCCTCTTCAATCTCTACCTTGATGAATTTGATGAAGGATGGACAACCCAAATCGAGGAGTTTGATTATGTGATCATCAATGCAGGGCATTGGTTCTATCGTCCATGCGTTTACTATGAAAATCGCCAAGTAGTTGGTTGTCGATTTTGCCTCCTAGAAAATGTGACAGACTTGCCTATGTATTTTGGGTACAGAAAAGCGTTTAGGACAGCTTTTAGAGCCCTTAATAGCCTAGAAAATTATAAGGGTATAACATTTCTTAGGACATTTGCACCATCACACTTCGAGAATGGGGAATGGAATAAAGGTGGGAATTGTTTGAGAAGAAGGCCTTTTAGAAGCAATGAGACTAGTTTGGAGGGTATAAATTTTGAGCTTTACATGACACAATTGGAGGAGTTTAAGCTTGCTGAAAAGGAAGGGAAAAAGAAGGGTTTGAGATTTAGGTTATTAGACACCACACAAGCTATGTTGTTGAGGCCAGATGGTCACCCTAGCAGATATGGGCATTGGCCTCATGAAAATGTCACCTTGTATAATGACTGTGTGCATTGGTGCTTGCCTGGCCCAATTGATACATGGAATGATTTCTTGTTGGAAATGTTGAAGATGGAGGGAGTGAGATCATACGAGGAGAAGCTTGATTTAAGTGACAGAAAAATGAAGTTGAGATAAATTCATTTCTATTCTTCTCCAAAACGGAAAACCAGTCCAATCGCCCTTTGTGTTTATAGGTTCTTTATTGTATTATTGGAGTTGTGCattgatttatatataagaCTTTtgagcgtgtttgacagtgtggttgcgggtgcttttcaaatagcttttcataccgaaatgcatgccaatgatatttttttcattttttaaaaatcatttttgacatcagcacatcaaaacgatccaaaaagtacaaaccgcactcaattttagcaaaaatttttttttcaatttttgatgAAACGCAGTTACAAACGCAATGCCAAACGGTGTCTTTATcgatgcccttttttttttttttatttcatgttcaTATAAGTTTAAATACCTTCTAAACTATTGGTTAAACACAacttaattcttgatttttcaatcttttgaCTATATATTAGGAACATGGATTTCGATCTTTTCCATTTATCTTGGTGTATTGGCATTCCCTTTGAATGATAAGTTAGCTTAGTGTAGCCCATGACAATGACTTAACCCATCATGATATATTATGCATATAATAAATCTTAAggaatattttgtaaataatctttttaattttccatgATTTTGGATGTAAATTTAGAGAAGGAGCAGCTTTAcgtgttctatttttttatatatagcatTATAGCAGTTGCAAGTATtttatatcttaatatatatggtaaatcatcataattatttgtttatttattaacttGTGTCTCCCAAGACTCCATATATTCTCCTCGGTGAATCATATTACTTCTATATAAATCAtcatttgttaatttgttaGTGTGAAGGAAAAATCATTATgccaaaaaaggaaagaaatctattaaaaaaaaaagtctcacaaaaacacaaaaataaaattttatggggGAGATTATTAGATTTCACAACATTAAGATATTCTTAAACATACcaaaaatttaactttaaacaataataaaaaacaatattcatatTCCATATCATCTTAATTCTCCTCAATAAAATTCTCCTCAACAACATAAACATTAATAATTATCGAATCAACCATGAGAGGTAAGGTCATCtacaaagaaaatcatatataaaaaaaaatcaataatgccTGAtcaggatataaaaaaaattataaacaccaAATTTTTAAGACATCCATGTTCTAATCATGTAGATATATGTGTTTAGTATTGTGAAAacttttgtggttgtgatttgaaaaaaaattgttttataaaaagtatttttggttgaggttggtttgatatttatgcattttttgttaaaactgtggttgaaactgaggttgaacaaaaaatagtttaatgtgtttggttaagaatgcttttgaaattgaggttataaaataattttaaaaaatatatattaatattgatggtttttaatttaaatattgtagatttaactattgttattacatcatgaaataaataatactttatataaaatattttttattgttccattaaactatctacaatttcatcacgtatgaaatacattcgataaggactatagtttccttggtttcttaagcgcgcaacaacatcaggtaaaatataatcaggaacaaaattggaattacgatcaaattctacaaatgttacgtcattaagcgatctccgtctaatttatgtagtgtcattgaataatgttaaacactagtttttcgaataaaacacaattaaaaacaaaaaataaaataacttttttactaAGTCGGACCCGGTCCAGCCGAAACAGTGAAaacactctccactgttcacgtgaacaaagAACACataagtgaacagtggagagtgatTCACTCTCCATGGCAGAAAGCAGCATTGTGCTGCTTTCAGTGATCTTGCGTTTTCAACGCATATAATGATGAGGCCTATGAACGGTGAATAGAGTTTTATTCGTTACCAAACATTTGTTTCCCGTGGTTTGCTTCAAAAACAGAAGTAACCACGGAAACAAATGGGCTCATAGATtttcaaagaaacaaacaaagaaaacacaCACGAAGACATGATTTTTAAGAATGCTTGGTTGAAATAGTTTGTTAGCCCGGTTTTGTCATCTATAGTTTGTCCCAATAACTCAATTTGATAAGGAAAAAAGCTTCTTTAGTAACTAAGGCGGAAAGagagtaaaataaataagtatcAAGGAAATGACATCTAAATTATTTAGTATGGTAAGCACTATAATAGTATTGAAATAGAAGAGTTTTgccaaattt of the Populus nigra chromosome 7, ddPopNigr1.1, whole genome shotgun sequence genome contains:
- the LOC133698602 gene encoding protein trichome birefringence-like 19, which gives rise to MKVYAMNQLPFGSKHHALRKNTPTIALTVTFTLVLFTVAPLCYPLLGYPLYLLKSFSKSQISISSYVDVKYGSIFEHESEQKCDIFTGEWIPNPRAPYYTNTTCWAIHEHQNCMKYGRPDTGFMKWRWQPDGCELPVFNPAQFLEIVKGKSMAFVGDSVGRNQMQSLICLLSRVEYPIDVSYTPDEHFKRWRYPSYNFTLATFWTPHLVKAEETDAYGPTHTGLFNLYLDEFDEGWTTQIEEFDYVIINAGHWFYRPCVYYENRQVVGCRFCLLENVTDLPMYFGYRKAFRTAFRALNSLENYKGITFLRTFAPSHFENGEWNKGGNCLRRRPFRSNETSLEGINFELYMTQLEEFKLAEKEGKKKGLRFRLLDTTQAMLLRPDGHPSRYGHWPHENVTLYNDCVHWCLPGPIDTWNDFLLEMLKMEGVRSYEEKLDLSDRKMKLR